One region of Exiguobacterium acetylicum genomic DNA includes:
- a CDS encoding ABC transporter ATP-binding protein: MLKIENISKRLGKEQILKDVSFEVSPGEVFGFLGPNGAGKTTTIRIITGLLEQDAGKVTVNGFDVVEERSKALTQIGAIVENPAFYPYLTGKQNLVHAKNLIPGLGQVDYDALARLVGLEGKLSKKVGEYSLGMKQRLGIARALLHNPRVLILDEPTNGLDPSGIAELREYLRQMAREQDIAILISSHMLSEMEQISDRYAIIDQGVIKSVESVRNETGAKIALRVNAEAMTDVLDALRVANYPSEVLENKIIITAPESECPAIARLVVPIADLHELTVKRLTLEEQFLQVTKKEGDSHAFAHTK, encoded by the coding sequence ATGTTAAAGATTGAAAATATCTCAAAGCGTCTCGGAAAAGAGCAAATTTTAAAAGACGTCAGTTTTGAGGTATCCCCAGGAGAAGTGTTCGGCTTCCTCGGACCGAACGGAGCAGGGAAGACGACGACGATTCGCATCATCACGGGACTACTCGAGCAGGATGCAGGGAAAGTCACGGTCAATGGATTTGATGTCGTAGAAGAGCGTTCGAAAGCGTTGACGCAAATCGGAGCAATCGTTGAGAATCCAGCGTTTTATCCTTATCTGACAGGAAAACAAAACTTGGTTCATGCAAAAAATCTCATTCCGGGACTCGGTCAAGTGGATTATGATGCACTAGCACGACTCGTTGGTCTTGAAGGAAAGCTTTCAAAAAAAGTCGGAGAGTACTCACTCGGAATGAAGCAACGACTCGGAATTGCTCGTGCCTTGCTACATAACCCGCGCGTCTTGATTTTAGATGAACCAACGAATGGTCTGGATCCATCCGGAATTGCGGAGCTTCGTGAATATTTACGCCAAATGGCGCGTGAGCAAGATATCGCGATTTTAATTTCAAGCCATATGTTGAGTGAGATGGAACAAATCAGTGATCGTTACGCAATCATCGATCAGGGTGTCATCAAGTCGGTCGAGTCCGTTCGTAATGAAACCGGAGCGAAAATCGCTCTTCGTGTCAATGCGGAAGCGATGACAGATGTACTTGATGCCCTTCGCGTCGCAAACTACCCATCAGAAGTACTCGAGAATAAAATCATTATCACCGCACCGGAAAGTGAATGTCCAGCTATCGCTCGACTCGTCGTGCCGATTGCCGATTTACATGAACTGACCGTTAAACGTTTGACGCTTGAGGAACAATTCCTGCAAGTAACGAAAAAAGAGGGGGATTCACATGCTTTCGCTCATACAAAATGA
- a CDS encoding ABC transporter permease: MLSLIQNEWMKWWTTKKAKIVLVLYVLIAVGLIIIAKTNDISFDRSGYYSDTLSILTGLLGIITIVFTAEVIGNEIRYDTMKHLLMSPYSRMTIYFSKLIFSILIMLFQFAFIVVVLYAGSFAFSEAGDPLLFRDTIVELVNPIFTIFMTLFFSLLFRSVGMIIGFTVLAQFFTAIVGGILLTLKPEIAKWIVFMHLDWSMYFKGTAGYGMGEVMGTSLTFSVLFVLAHIIVLFGGSILIFQKKSYT; the protein is encoded by the coding sequence ATGCTTTCGCTCATACAAAATGAATGGATGAAATGGTGGACGACTAAAAAAGCGAAGATCGTCTTAGTATTATATGTATTAATTGCTGTAGGTCTGATCATTATTGCGAAAACGAATGATATTTCATTTGATCGGAGCGGCTATTACTCGGATACGCTTTCGATCTTAACAGGACTGCTCGGGATCATTACGATTGTCTTCACGGCAGAAGTGATCGGGAATGAGATTCGCTACGATACGATGAAACATTTGTTGATGAGTCCGTATTCCCGAATGACGATTTATTTCTCGAAACTGATCTTTTCGATCTTGATCATGTTGTTCCAATTCGCGTTCATCGTCGTCGTCCTTTACGCCGGTTCTTTTGCGTTTTCAGAGGCAGGCGATCCACTCTTGTTCCGTGATACGATCGTTGAGCTTGTGAATCCGATCTTTACGATTTTCATGACACTATTCTTCTCTTTACTGTTCCGCTCAGTTGGAATGATCATCGGTTTTACCGTGTTGGCTCAATTCTTCACAGCGATTGTTGGTGGCATTTTACTTACTTTAAAACCGGAAATCGCTAAGTGGATCGTATTCATGCATCTCGACTGGTCGATGTACTTTAAAGGGACGGCAGGTTATGGGATGGGCGAAGTCATGGGAACAAGTTTGACGTTCTCCGTTTTATTCGTTCTTGCGCATATTATCGTCTTGTTCGGTGGTTCTATCTTGATTTTCCAAAAAAAATCATACACTTAA
- a CDS encoding YczE/YyaS/YitT family protein, whose protein sequence is MSQQKRIVIYLFSILINALGNSFMVTASIGSAPWTSASEAVAAISPLTVGLAIIVLHVLALIAALSLGSRFSWWTIVLSFALVVLFGAAIDFFLSIHQLIYTPQGLWMRAVYMLIGMPLISLGLALYLQIGFVLMPPDYLMKSLISRFKSTSLGATISLGIPFLIACLFSLIERELIGIGVGTFIFLLLNGPLIEWFQRLFPITARPPKRTSS, encoded by the coding sequence ATGAGTCAGCAAAAACGGATTGTCATCTATTTATTCTCTATTTTAATTAACGCCTTAGGAAACAGCTTCATGGTCACCGCCTCGATCGGGAGTGCACCTTGGACATCAGCGAGTGAAGCCGTCGCGGCCATCTCTCCTTTAACTGTCGGACTAGCGATCATCGTCTTACATGTGCTTGCTTTGATTGCGGCACTCTCTCTTGGGAGTCGATTTAGTTGGTGGACGATCGTCCTCAGTTTCGCACTCGTTGTCCTGTTCGGCGCTGCGATTGATTTCTTCTTATCCATCCATCAATTGATTTATACACCACAGGGACTTTGGATGCGTGCCGTGTACATGTTGATCGGCATGCCATTGATTTCACTTGGACTCGCTCTCTATCTCCAAATCGGATTCGTATTGATGCCACCGGATTACTTGATGAAGTCACTGATCAGCCGCTTTAAAAGTACATCGCTTGGAGCAACGATCAGCCTCGGCATTCCTTTTTTGATCGCTTGCCTCTTTTCACTGATTGAACGCGAACTGATCGGCATCGGAGTCGGAACTTTTATTTTCCTCTTATTGAACGGTCCACTGATCGAATGGTTTCAGCGATTGTTCCCGATTACGGCACGTCCACCTAAACGGACAAGCAGTTAA
- a CDS encoding glycerol-3-phosphate responsive antiterminator: protein MTYFGQKILPSVRKLEDFEKMLKSPYEYGVLLEMHVSRLKAVYEMAHRYDKKMFLHMDLVQGLKNDEYATEYVCQELKPYGVISTKASVILKARQKKVKTMQRMFLLDSSSLEKSYQLMERTQPDYIEVLPGLMPKYIQEVKEKTGRLVFAGGLIDTVEEVEQAIEAGASSITTSNKDLWRHFEPRS from the coding sequence ATGACATATTTCGGACAGAAGATCCTGCCTTCCGTTAGAAAATTAGAAGACTTTGAAAAGATGCTGAAGAGTCCATATGAATATGGGGTCTTACTCGAAATGCATGTCTCGCGTTTAAAAGCAGTATATGAGATGGCACATCGTTACGACAAAAAAATGTTTTTGCATATGGATCTTGTTCAAGGGTTAAAAAATGATGAATATGCCACAGAATACGTCTGCCAAGAATTGAAGCCGTATGGTGTCATTTCGACGAAAGCGAGCGTCATCTTGAAAGCACGTCAAAAAAAGGTCAAGACGATGCAACGCATGTTCTTACTCGATTCCAGTTCACTCGAAAAAAGTTATCAACTCATGGAACGGACGCAACCTGATTACATCGAAGTGTTACCAGGGTTGATGCCAAAGTACATTCAAGAAGTGAAAGAAAAGACAGGGCGTCTCGTATTCGCCGGTGGACTCATCGATACGGTCGAGGAAGTGGAACAAGCGATTGAAGCAGGTGCCTCTAGTATCACAACATCGAATAAGGACTTGTGGCGTCATTTTGAACCACGCTCTTAA
- a CDS encoding MIP/aquaporin family protein → MSPLLAEFLGTALLVALGNGVGAGVSLTKSFAKDAGWIVITFAWGFAVAIAAYAVGQFSGAHLNPAVTLGLAFDGSFAWADVPGYIVAQIAGGILGASLVFVHYLPHWAETKDPATKLGVFATSPAIPHTFANLMSEMIATFLLVIGLLSIGANKFSDGLNPLIVGFLIVSLGMSFGGTTGYAMNPARDLGPRIAHFILPIHGKGSSNWGYSWIPVLGPVLGGSLGGLFYRSVFTGKDTPAFWIVGLVTIVILGLCYRFGVRPNKTTSVESKSA, encoded by the coding sequence ATGTCACCCTTACTAGCGGAATTTTTAGGTACAGCCTTGCTTGTCGCGCTTGGGAATGGTGTTGGTGCAGGCGTTAGTTTGACGAAATCGTTTGCGAAGGATGCAGGCTGGATCGTCATCACGTTTGCGTGGGGTTTTGCCGTGGCGATTGCAGCGTATGCTGTCGGTCAATTCAGTGGAGCACACCTTAACCCAGCAGTAACGCTTGGTTTAGCCTTTGACGGTTCATTTGCATGGGCAGACGTACCAGGCTATATCGTCGCTCAAATTGCCGGCGGGATACTTGGTGCAAGTCTTGTTTTCGTCCATTACTTACCACACTGGGCGGAGACGAAAGACCCAGCAACGAAACTCGGCGTCTTTGCGACGTCACCAGCGATTCCACATACATTTGCCAATCTAATGAGTGAAATGATTGCGACATTCTTACTTGTCATCGGGTTGTTGTCGATCGGAGCGAATAAGTTCTCCGATGGTCTAAATCCATTGATCGTCGGTTTCTTGATCGTCAGCCTCGGTATGTCGTTCGGAGGCACGACAGGATATGCGATGAATCCGGCGCGGGACCTTGGTCCACGTATCGCTCACTTCATCCTACCGATCCATGGAAAAGGATCATCGAACTGGGGATACTCATGGATTCCGGTTCTCGGACCAGTTCTCGGTGGAAGTCTTGGCGGATTGTTTTATCGTTCGGTCTTCACAGGAAAAGATACACCGGCTTTTTGGATTGTAGGACTTGTGACAATCGTCATATTAGGCTTATGCTATAGATTCGGTGTTCGTCCGAACAAAACAACGTCAGTGGAGTCAAAGTCAGCTTAA
- the glpK gene encoding glycerol kinase GlpK — protein sequence MENYILSLDQGTTSTRAILFNRAGEIVHSAQQEFTQYFPKPGWVEHNANEIWGSVLAVVATCLTEANVKPSQIAGIGITNQRETAVVWEKETGKPIHNAVVWQSRQTAEICEALRAAGHAELFREKTGLLIDAYFSGTKVKWILDHVEGARERAERGELLFGTIDTWLIWKLSGGKAHVTDYSNASRTLMYNIHELKWDDELLDILDVPKAMLPEVRPSSEVYAETAGYHFFGEAVPIAGAAGDQQAALFGQACFDTGMAKNTYGTGCFMLMNTGEEAVKSEHGLLTTIAWGVDGKVEYALEGSIFVAGSAIQWLRDGLRLIDDAKESEGYATRVTSSDGVYVVPAFVGLGTPYWDSDVRGAVFGLTRGTEKEHFIRATLESLAYQTRDVLSAMEQDSGIEMKTLRVDGGAVKNDFLMQFQGDIIQAPVERPEINETTALGAAYLAGLAVGFFENREQIATQWKKERRFEPSMAKEETDALYGGWQKAVQATMLFK from the coding sequence ATGGAGAACTACATTTTGTCATTGGATCAGGGAACGACGAGTACACGTGCGATCCTGTTTAATCGTGCCGGCGAGATCGTCCATTCAGCACAACAGGAATTCACGCAGTATTTTCCGAAACCAGGTTGGGTCGAACACAACGCAAACGAGATTTGGGGAAGTGTCCTTGCTGTCGTGGCGACTTGTCTGACGGAGGCGAACGTAAAGCCGTCGCAGATTGCTGGTATTGGGATCACGAATCAACGTGAAACAGCTGTCGTTTGGGAAAAAGAAACAGGGAAACCGATTCACAATGCAGTCGTGTGGCAATCGAGACAAACGGCTGAAATCTGTGAAGCGCTTCGAGCAGCCGGTCATGCCGAGCTCTTCCGTGAGAAGACAGGTCTATTGATTGACGCTTATTTCTCTGGTACGAAAGTCAAATGGATTTTAGATCATGTCGAAGGAGCACGGGAACGTGCTGAACGTGGTGAACTACTGTTCGGTACGATCGATACGTGGCTCATCTGGAAATTATCCGGCGGAAAAGCACATGTGACCGACTATTCGAATGCAAGTCGTACGTTGATGTATAACATTCATGAATTAAAATGGGATGACGAGTTACTCGACATCTTAGATGTCCCAAAAGCGATGCTTCCGGAAGTACGACCATCTTCTGAAGTGTACGCAGAGACAGCAGGGTATCACTTCTTCGGAGAAGCGGTTCCGATTGCTGGAGCAGCGGGCGATCAGCAAGCAGCATTGTTTGGTCAAGCGTGTTTTGATACTGGAATGGCGAAGAACACGTACGGTACAGGCTGCTTCATGTTGATGAACACAGGGGAAGAGGCTGTGAAATCAGAGCACGGATTGCTGACGACGATCGCATGGGGCGTCGATGGAAAAGTGGAGTATGCTCTAGAAGGAAGTATCTTCGTCGCAGGATCTGCGATTCAGTGGTTACGTGACGGATTACGTCTCATTGATGATGCCAAAGAATCAGAAGGATACGCAACACGCGTCACGTCTTCAGACGGTGTCTACGTCGTACCAGCGTTCGTTGGTCTCGGTACACCTTACTGGGATTCAGACGTTCGTGGTGCAGTCTTTGGTTTGACACGTGGTACGGAAAAAGAACACTTCATCCGCGCGACACTTGAATCACTCGCTTATCAGACACGCGATGTTTTATCGGCGATGGAGCAAGATTCAGGCATCGAGATGAAAACGCTCCGTGTCGATGGTGGAGCAGTCAAAAACGACTTCTTGATGCAGTTCCAAGGTGATATCATCCAAGCACCAGTTGAGCGTCCGGAAATCAATGAAACGACGGCGTTAGGTGCAGCGTACCTCGCAGGTCTCGCTGTTGGATTCTTTGAGAACCGTGAACAAATTGCGACGCAATGGAAAAAAGAACGTCGTTTCGAGCCGAGCATGGCAAAAGAAGAGACGGATGCGCTCTACGGTGGATGGCAAAAAGCTGTTCAAGCTACGATGTTGTTCAAATGA